Proteins encoded within one genomic window of uncultured Desulfobacter sp.:
- a CDS encoding methyl-accepting chemotaxis protein, producing MKLKIGSKVNSLIISAVILVGGAALIFSISALKDEGQIAIERYGNDMMDVKKRHVKDLVFSAYTIAKARVDAARDKNAIRKAYGDNVKAVVNQAISVFEANNNPDDLRSLEERQADAIKVIDKMRWGIDGKNYFWIQDMTGHMVHHPLSSHLNGKSLRNFKDPDGVKLFVEMERLARKDGDGFVDYKWPKPGFNKPQDKISYVKLFTPWNWIIGAGVYLEFTEKEAQQDALRNIGSIRYGKNNLGYFFIYDSKGTCILMPTRPEAIGKNEWDLKDSKGLYIIREMVKKADTSTDGDFLSYFYNKPGGSENIKKISYVRKLHEWDWYIGTGTYTDEVDAAIANEQEEMGHNVKTATIKILSIVLGIMVLSVMVSYFVVAKGIVTPLRNIINMLKDIASGEGDLTKRIIDTSGDETQELAEGFNRFIENIQDMISKIKADTEELTQASSELTGISDHLNSAAEETSGRADSVTSASEKMSSNMNSMSAAMEQAAGNINMVSAASEEMNSTISEIAHNAEKARNMTTEAVGQTEHASTQVEDLGTAAKEIFTVVDTITEISSQVNLLALNATIEAARAGEAGKGFAVVANEIKDLANQTADASSKIKDRVTGIQQSTEGTTAEITSIAKVVEDINEIVSTIAAAVEEQSATTNEIAQNISQASIGISEVNENISEGSVMAQGVSQDVAEVTTAAAQIVDASRQVKSKAGGLSGLAETLAQMMSKFKV from the coding sequence ATGAAGCTGAAGATCGGGTCAAAAGTAAACAGTCTTATCATTTCCGCCGTGATATTAGTAGGAGGAGCAGCTTTAATCTTTTCCATATCCGCCTTAAAAGATGAGGGTCAAATCGCTATTGAGAGATATGGCAATGATATGATGGACGTCAAAAAAAGGCATGTGAAAGACTTAGTCTTTTCTGCATACACGATAGCCAAAGCTAGGGTCGATGCGGCAAGGGATAAAAATGCCATCCGAAAAGCCTATGGCGATAATGTCAAGGCGGTAGTCAATCAAGCCATTTCCGTATTCGAAGCCAACAATAATCCCGACGATTTAAGGTCCTTGGAAGAACGCCAGGCAGACGCGATCAAAGTGATCGACAAAATGCGTTGGGGCATAGACGGCAAGAACTATTTTTGGATTCAAGACATGACCGGACACATGGTCCATCACCCCCTAAGCAGCCATTTGAACGGCAAATCCCTTAGAAATTTTAAAGATCCCGATGGCGTAAAGCTCTTTGTTGAAATGGAGCGTCTTGCGAGAAAAGACGGCGACGGTTTTGTGGATTATAAATGGCCCAAGCCCGGCTTTAATAAACCCCAGGATAAAATTTCTTATGTCAAACTGTTTACGCCCTGGAATTGGATCATCGGTGCCGGTGTTTACCTTGAATTCACTGAGAAAGAGGCTCAACAGGATGCGCTCAGAAACATTGGATCCATCCGGTATGGAAAAAACAACCTTGGATATTTTTTCATTTATGACTCCAAGGGCACTTGTATCCTCATGCCCACCCGGCCCGAAGCGATAGGCAAGAATGAATGGGATTTAAAGGACAGCAAAGGGCTCTATATTATCCGTGAAATGGTAAAAAAAGCCGACACCAGCACCGATGGAGATTTTCTATCGTATTTTTACAACAAACCGGGGGGTAGTGAAAATATCAAAAAAATTTCCTATGTAAGAAAATTGCATGAATGGGACTGGTACATCGGTACCGGCACTTATACCGATGAAGTAGACGCCGCAATTGCCAATGAGCAGGAGGAGATGGGACATAATGTAAAAACGGCAACTATAAAAATTCTATCCATTGTTCTGGGGATTATGGTGCTGTCTGTTATGGTCTCCTATTTTGTTGTAGCCAAAGGTATTGTGACGCCTTTACGCAATATAATAAATATGCTTAAAGATATCGCTTCAGGAGAAGGAGATCTGACCAAACGGATTATAGACACCTCCGGTGACGAAACCCAGGAACTTGCCGAAGGATTTAATCGGTTCATTGAAAATATCCAAGACATGATTTCAAAAATAAAGGCCGATACCGAAGAGCTTACACAAGCCTCCTCAGAGCTAACCGGTATTTCCGATCATTTAAATTCAGCTGCCGAAGAGACATCAGGCAGGGCAGATTCAGTTACATCCGCATCGGAAAAAATGAGTTCAAATATGAATTCCATGTCTGCCGCCATGGAGCAGGCCGCCGGCAATATCAACATGGTTTCGGCCGCATCAGAAGAGATGAATTCAACGATTTCCGAAATCGCCCATAATGCCGAAAAAGCCCGTAATATGACGACCGAGGCCGTTGGCCAGACAGAACATGCCAGCACCCAGGTAGAAGATCTTGGTACGGCGGCCAAAGAGATATTTACCGTGGTAGATACCATTACCGAAATATCTTCCCAGGTTAACCTGCTCGCCCTGAACGCAACCATTGAGGCGGCCAGAGCCGGGGAAGCCGGTAAAGGATTTGCCGTTGTTGCCAATGAGATCAAGGATCTGGCAAACCAGACCGCCGATGCCTCCAGCAAAATTAAAGATCGCGTGACCGGTATCCAACAGTCCACCGAGGGTACCACCGCAGAGATCACGTCAATTGCAAAAGTGGTGGAAGACATCAATGAAATTGTATCAACCATTGCTGCCGCCGTTGAAGAACAGTCCGCAACCACCAATGAAATTGCCCAGAATATTTCCCAGGCATCTATTGGCATTTCAGAGGTCAATGAAAACATTTCCGAAGGATCCGTCATGGCACAAGGGGTATCACAAGATGTGGCGGAAGTTACCACTGCAGCCGCCCAGATTGTGGATGCCAGCCGGCAGGTAAAAAGCAAAGCAGGGGGGCTGTCGGGATTGGCGGAAACGCTTGCCCAGATGATGTCCAAATTCAAAGTCTAA
- a CDS encoding LL-diaminopimelate aminotransferase — protein sequence MITANENYNKLTASYLFADIAKRVQNYQDNNPDKDVIRLGIGDVTLPLPPAVVQGFKKGVDEMAEDATFRGYGPEQGYLFLRQAIAAVDFQSRGADIDADEIFVSDGAKCDTGNFQELFSNDITIAIPDPVYPVYLDTNVMAGRTGTFKDGRYEGIVYMDCLKENGFMPDFPDSPVDLIYLCFPNNPTGSTATRDQLAAWVDYARDNKALILFDAAYEAFIRDETLPRSIYEIPGAKEVAVEFRSLSKTAGFTGTRCGFTVVPKACMIYTADGAKVSLHDMWNRRQSTKFNGVSYPVQKAAEAVYSPEGQAQIKANIDYYLANAGVIRRTMTDLGFDHVGGENSPYIWIDGNGRDSWEFFDLLLDKAGVVCTPGKGFGRCGAQYIRISAFNSPENVAKAMARLKDVLK from the coding sequence GTGATTACAGCCAATGAAAATTACAACAAACTGACGGCCTCGTATTTATTTGCGGATATAGCCAAACGGGTTCAAAACTACCAGGACAACAATCCTGACAAAGATGTGATCCGCCTGGGCATCGGTGATGTCACCCTGCCCCTTCCCCCCGCAGTTGTCCAGGGATTCAAAAAGGGCGTGGATGAAATGGCTGAGGATGCCACATTCAGAGGGTATGGTCCTGAACAGGGATATCTGTTTTTAAGGCAGGCCATAGCAGCCGTTGATTTCCAGTCCAGGGGGGCGGATATTGACGCAGATGAGATTTTTGTATCCGACGGGGCCAAATGCGATACAGGCAATTTCCAGGAACTGTTCTCCAACGATATCACCATTGCCATTCCGGATCCGGTCTATCCGGTGTACCTGGATACCAATGTCATGGCCGGCAGAACAGGCACGTTTAAGGACGGACGATACGAGGGCATCGTCTACATGGACTGCCTCAAAGAAAATGGGTTTATGCCGGATTTTCCAGATTCGCCGGTGGATTTGATCTATCTATGTTTTCCCAATAACCCCACAGGGTCTACGGCCACCCGGGATCAGCTTGCCGCCTGGGTGGATTACGCCCGGGACAATAAAGCCCTTATCCTGTTTGATGCGGCTTATGAAGCTTTTATCCGGGACGAAACCCTTCCCAGAAGCATTTATGAAATTCCCGGTGCCAAAGAGGTGGCTGTGGAATTCAGAAGCCTTTCTAAAACAGCCGGTTTCACAGGCACCCGCTGCGGGTTTACAGTGGTGCCCAAGGCATGCATGATCTATACGGCTGACGGAGCCAAGGTGTCGTTACACGACATGTGGAACCGCCGGCAATCCACCAAATTCAACGGCGTCTCCTATCCGGTGCAAAAGGCTGCCGAGGCGGTTTACAGCCCTGAAGGCCAGGCCCAGATTAAAGCAAACATTGATTATTACCTGGCCAATGCCGGGGTGATCCGCCGGACCATGACCGACCTTGGGTTTGACCATGTGGGCGGAGAAAACTCGCCATACATCTGGATCGACGGTAACGGCCGGGATTCCTGGGAATTTTTTGACCTGCTGCTGGATAAGGCAGGTGTGGTTTGCACCCCCGGCAAGGGTTTTGGCCGGTGTGGAGCGCAGTACATAAGAATTTCTGCGTTTAACAGTCCTGAAAATGTGGCCAAGGCCATGGCACGCTTAAAAGATGTTTTAAAATGA